A part of Gemmatimonas groenlandica genomic DNA contains:
- a CDS encoding GNAT family N-acetyltransferase codes for MTTPQQSTRGTVRLATEADHDAIHALNYRTFVEEIPQHAPNATRRHVDRFHDDNVYAVYEVNGRIVGMISGRTQRPFSLDQKLGSVDDYLPAGRTPVEIRLLAVEPEFRASRVFTQLVGFLTQHFLAKGFDLGIMSGTTRQLRLYRHLGFHAFGPLIGTEQAAYQPMYITAEEVLMWPDALNEGADALGVGANFLPGPVGISDVVQQAMNRGATSHRAESFHARYRDVQWRLCALADAQNATMLLGSGTLANDVVAAQISLLDAPGVIVSNGEFGERLIDHATRMQIPHTVVRAPWGEPLDYAEIAVAVRSTNARWLWAVHGETSTGVINDLATLTAIAQDHRAKMALDVISSLGTVPLSLRHVWLASAVSGKALSAFPGIAIVFHDGQIHSASHRIPRYLDLGLAVQEQGVPFTQSSNLLDALGTSLAEIDWSARFDRVAHDGTWLRRAMESRGWRLLASAEHASPAVHTLVPPVGASARAIGEQLRAAGWLISFESGYLRERNWLQVCLMGHYAPVSLRSFPAALDRCTPTAAVKPPVHSTPLGEFASARRATA; via the coding sequence ATGACAACGCCCCAACAGTCTACGCGTGGTACGGTCCGGCTGGCTACCGAGGCGGACCATGATGCCATCCACGCATTGAATTACCGAACGTTCGTCGAAGAGATTCCACAGCACGCGCCCAATGCCACGCGGCGTCATGTGGATCGTTTTCACGACGACAATGTCTATGCGGTCTATGAGGTGAATGGCCGCATCGTCGGAATGATCAGCGGACGCACCCAACGACCATTCTCGCTCGACCAGAAACTGGGCAGCGTCGACGACTACCTGCCCGCCGGTCGCACGCCGGTCGAGATCCGGCTACTGGCCGTCGAACCCGAATTCCGCGCCAGCCGCGTTTTTACCCAGCTCGTTGGCTTCCTCACGCAGCACTTCCTGGCGAAGGGGTTTGACCTCGGCATCATGTCGGGCACCACGCGCCAGCTCCGCTTGTACCGGCATCTCGGCTTTCATGCCTTCGGCCCGCTCATCGGCACTGAGCAGGCGGCGTACCAGCCGATGTACATCACGGCGGAAGAGGTGCTCATGTGGCCGGACGCGCTGAACGAGGGCGCAGACGCGCTCGGCGTCGGCGCGAATTTTCTCCCGGGGCCGGTGGGGATCTCTGACGTCGTACAACAGGCCATGAACCGCGGCGCCACGTCGCATCGTGCTGAGTCGTTTCACGCACGCTATCGCGACGTGCAGTGGCGCCTGTGCGCGCTGGCCGACGCACAGAACGCGACAATGCTGTTGGGGTCGGGTACGCTCGCCAACGATGTGGTGGCGGCGCAGATCTCCCTCCTCGACGCTCCTGGGGTGATCGTGAGCAACGGCGAGTTCGGTGAACGACTGATCGATCACGCGACGCGCATGCAGATCCCGCACACCGTCGTGCGGGCGCCGTGGGGGGAGCCGCTCGATTACGCGGAGATTGCCGTTGCCGTGCGGTCCACCAACGCACGCTGGCTTTGGGCAGTACATGGCGAAACGTCGACCGGGGTCATCAACGACCTCGCGACGCTCACGGCCATCGCTCAGGATCACCGCGCGAAGATGGCCCTCGACGTGATCAGTAGCCTTGGCACGGTGCCGCTGTCATTGCGTCACGTGTGGCTGGCCAGTGCGGTGAGCGGGAAGGCCCTGTCCGCCTTCCCCGGCATCGCCATCGTCTTTCACGACGGCCAGATTCACTCGGCCAGCCACCGTATTCCGCGCTATCTCGATCTCGGCCTCGCGGTGCAAGAGCAAGGCGTGCCCTTCACGCAGTCATCGAACCTGCTCGATGCACTCGGCACGTCGCTCGCCGAGATCGACTGGTCGGCGCGCTTCGACCGCGTGGCGCACGACGGCACCTGGCTGCGGCGTGCGATGGAGTCCCGCGGATGGCGCCTGCTCGCGTCGGCCGAACACGCCTCACCGGCCGTGCACACGCTGGTCCCTCCCGTTGGCGCGAGCGCACGCGCGATCGGTGAACAACTGCGGGCCGCGGGATGGCTGATCAGCTTCGAGAGCGGCTACCTGCGCGAGCGAAACTGGCTCCAGGTGTGTCTCATGGGCCACTACGCGCCGGTCTCGCTGCGGTCATTCCCGGCGGCACTCGATCGGTGCACCCCCACAGCGGCCGTGAAGCCACCTGTGCATTCGACACCGCTGGGCGAATTCGCCAGCGCTCGAAGGGCGACGGCGTGA
- a CDS encoding IS256 family transposase, with product MARRKRAAAEPLPAGLTPEILDQLVAGVQTSADFQLVWRQLQKAMAERVLKAELTHHLGYPEGGERGPDGNARNGFTPKSLLTESGSIALDIPRDRDGSFAPQFVPKGARRLPGFDETVLMLYARGLSTRELQAFLEERYQIPVSPDLISTITSEVLAEVETWQQRPLESTYVAVAFDALRVKIRDEGVVQNKAVYLALGVQLDGTKEVLGFWIAQTEGAAFWHRVFRELQGRGVADILIALIDGLTGLPDALQTVFPHTVIHQCIVHLVRQSLHYVSWTERKLVAAALRTIYHAPTEAAGRLALQRFAESPLGQRHAAIVAIWERHWERIAPALAYPLEIRRVLYTTNAIESLNMQIRKVIKTRGHFPSDEAAGKLLYLALRNIGKKWKAKPDKYWRAAFPHLKLLFGDRLVATS from the coding sequence ATGGCTCGACGGAAACGGGCGGCGGCGGAGCCGCTGCCCGCAGGGCTGACGCCCGAGATTCTCGACCAGTTGGTGGCGGGGGTGCAGACCTCCGCCGACTTCCAGCTGGTCTGGCGGCAGTTGCAGAAGGCGATGGCGGAGCGGGTGCTCAAGGCTGAGCTCACGCATCACTTGGGCTATCCCGAGGGCGGGGAGCGCGGGCCGGATGGCAATGCCCGCAATGGCTTTACCCCGAAGTCGTTGCTGACCGAGAGCGGGTCGATTGCGCTCGACATCCCGCGGGACCGCGACGGCAGTTTTGCGCCCCAGTTTGTGCCCAAGGGCGCCCGCCGCTTGCCGGGCTTCGACGAGACGGTGCTGATGCTGTACGCGCGCGGCTTGAGCACGCGCGAGCTCCAGGCGTTTCTCGAGGAGCGCTATCAGATCCCGGTCTCGCCCGACTTGATCAGCACGATCACGAGCGAGGTGCTGGCCGAAGTCGAGACGTGGCAGCAGCGGCCGCTCGAGTCGACGTACGTGGCCGTCGCCTTCGATGCGCTGCGCGTGAAGATCCGCGACGAAGGCGTCGTGCAAAACAAGGCGGTGTATCTCGCGCTCGGCGTGCAGCTGGATGGCACGAAGGAAGTGCTCGGCTTTTGGATCGCGCAAACCGAGGGCGCCGCCTTCTGGCACCGCGTGTTTCGCGAGCTGCAGGGCCGTGGCGTGGCCGATATCCTGATCGCGCTGATCGATGGCCTGACGGGGCTCCCAGACGCGCTGCAGACGGTGTTTCCGCACACGGTGATTCATCAGTGCATCGTGCATCTCGTGCGTCAAAGCCTCCACTACGTGTCGTGGACCGAGCGGAAGCTCGTCGCGGCGGCGCTGCGGACGATCTACCACGCGCCCACCGAGGCGGCTGGGCGTCTCGCCTTGCAGCGCTTTGCGGAGAGTCCGCTTGGGCAGCGCCACGCAGCGATCGTCGCCATCTGGGAGCGGCACTGGGAGCGCATCGCGCCGGCCCTCGCCTACCCACTGGAAATCCGCCGCGTGCTCTACACCACGAATGCGATCGAGAGCCTGAACATGCAGATTCGCAAAGTGATCAAGACCCGCGGCCACTTCCCGAGTGATGAAGCGGCCGGCAAGCTGCTCTATCTCGCGCTGCGCAACATCGGCAAGAAGTGGAAAGCCAAGCCCGACAAGTACTGGCGCGCGGCCTTCCCACATCTCAAGCTCCTCTTCGGCGACCGACTCGTGGCGACGTCGTGA